In the genome of Luteitalea pratensis, the window GGCACGCCGAGGCCCGGCTTCTTCTTCAGCAGGAAGTACGCAGCCGGGGCGAACGCGCCGGCGATGAACGGGTATCCTGCGCGGTCGAGCTTCATCGTGTCAGGGGATTAGTGGACCACGGCACGGCAGGAGCCACGGGTGCCCGCCGTATGGCGACGGGCACCACCTTGAATGGGAACCGGGTCGTCTTGAGGTGGCTTACGTCAGGCGTGAGCCATGTCCTGGGCCGGACCGGACGGCGGTGGTGCGGCGAATCGTCGGACGATGTCCTCCATCCGATCCTTGAGCTGCAGCTTACGTTTCTTGAGGCGGATTTCCTCGAGCTGTTCGCCCTCGGAGAGGTGCGGGTTGGTGGACATGGACCGAATCTGTTCGTCGAGCTCGTGGTGGAGGTTGTAGAGCTCTCTGTATTCCGCGTCGGTCCGGAGCAATTGCTCCTTCAGATCCTGCGCATCGGGCATTGCTGCCTCCTTGCTTGCGGGGGAACCGCACAGGGTGACCCCCGGGTTCAAGGGCACTCTACCACCGTCACGCGGGTGTCGCAACGCGGGAATTTCGCCCCAACTGTGCGGCAGACCTCCACGGTTCACGGGCCTCAGGACGCCGGTGCCGCGGGCCGCCAGTGCATCAGGATCGCGTCCTCGGGCGGCGCATCGTAATAACCCTTGCGACGCCCGTTTTCGGCAAACCCTTCACG includes:
- a CDS encoding YdcH family protein, coding for MPDAQDLKEQLLRTDAEYRELYNLHHELDEQIRSMSTNPHLSEGEQLEEIRLKKRKLQLKDRMEDIVRRFAAPPPSGPAQDMAHA